A single Denticeps clupeoides chromosome 7, fDenClu1.1, whole genome shotgun sequence DNA region contains:
- the cpsf4 gene encoding cleavage and polyadenylation specificity factor subunit 4 — protein MQDLIASVDHVKFDLEIAVEQQLGAQPLPFPGMDKSGAAVCEFFMKAACLKGGMCPFRHISGEKTVVCKHWLRGLCKKGDQCEFLHEYDMTKMPECYFYSKFGECSNKECPFLHIDPESKIKDCPWYDRGFCKHGPDCRHRHTRRVICVNYLVGFCPEGRSCKFMHPRFELPMGATEQPPLPQQAQLQQKQNTPSSNRSSLSLIQLTNTNSNPNQRTPNLSGPPQMQNNMGGNRGPRPLDQVTCYKCGEKGHYANKCTKGHLAFLSGQ, from the exons ATGCAGGACTTGATAGCAAGTGTTGATCACGTCAAATTTGACCTGGAAATTGCTGTGGAGCAGCAGCTGGGGGCTCAGCCCCTGCCGTTTCCCGGGATGGACA AATCAGGTGCAGCAGTCTGTGAGTTTTTCATGAAAGCAGCATGCTTGAAAG GAGGTATGTGTCCTTTCCGACACATAAGTGGAGAGAAAACTGTGGTCTGTAAACACTGGCTTCGAGGCTTGTGCAAGAAAGGGGATCAGTGCGAGTTCTTGCACGAATATGACATGACCAAGATGCCAGAGTGCTACTTCTACTCTAAATTTG GAGAATGCAGTAACAAAGAATGTCCATTCCTGCACATTGATCCAGAATCTAAGATCAAAGACTGTCCTTGGTATGATAGAGGATTCTGCAAACATG GCCCAGACTGCAGGCATAGACATACACGAAGGGTCATCTGTGTCAACTACCTTGTTGGTTTTTGCCCTGAGGGTCGATCTTGCAAATTCATGCA CCCACGATTTGAGTTGCCAATGGGTGCAACTGAGCAGCCCCCTCTGCCCCAGCAAGCCCAGTTACAGCAAAAG caaAACACACCATCATCTAATAGGTCATCGCTGTCACTGATCCAGCTGACGAACACAAATTCCAATCCAAATCAGCGAACACCTAATCTTAGTGGGCCACCACAAATGCAGAATAACATGGGTGGTAATAGAGGACCCCGCCCTCTGGACCAAGTAACTTGCTACAAG TGTGGAGAGAAGGGCCACTATGCCAACAAGTGCACAAAAGGACACCTGGCCTTCCTGAGTGGACAGTAG
- the slc29a4a gene encoding equilibrative nucleoside transporter 4 isoform X2 has translation MGTREGERRKYATPAQTPEGNVVMSFSFESYQLEEEDLQTKDISDQGVLALSEPAFEQPLPDDRYHGIYFAMLLAGVGFLLPYNSFITEVDYLHQKFKGTSIVFDMNLTYILVALVAVILNNVLVERLSLHTRITVGYIFALGPLLFVSVFDVWLEQFTTRQAYVINLVSVGIVAFGCTVQQSSFYGYMGMLPKRYTQGVMTGESTAGVIISLSRIFTKLLIKNEKKNTIIFFLISISIELMCFILHMLVRRTRFVKYYTSLSRQGIAASKGHPNSSSEYQVHHDVITEEGNGAVGACPIEDGAEAEYAGGNTYVRFDIPKVKMQRNWPGKRDMILHRYVVARVIWTYMLSIAVTYFITLCLFPGLTSEIRNFTLGEWLPILIMAIFNMSDFVGKILAALPYDWNGSRLLFFSCIRVVFIPLFIMCVYPSQKPILSHPAWPCIFSLLLGISNGYFGSVPMIQAAGKVAPEQRELAGNTMTVSYMTGLMLGSVVAYAAYSFTALRTGTHTELGYNYTQGY, from the exons ATGGGCacaagagaaggagagaggcgcAAGTACGCCACCCCAGCGCAGACCCCCGAAGGCAACGTGGTCATGAGCTTCAGCTTTGAGAGTTACCAGCTAGAGGAGGAAGACCTTCAGACCAAAGACATCTCTGACCAAGGTGTCCTGGCACTTTCAGAGCCTG CCTTTGAACAGCCGCTGCCGGACGACCGTTACCATGGAATATACTTTGCTATGCTGCTGGCTGGCGTCGGGTTCCTGCTGCCGTACAACAGCTTCATCACAGAGGTGGACTACCTTCATCAGAAGTTTAAAG gaacTTCCATTGTTTTTGACATGAATCTGACATACATCCTTGTGGCCTTGGTGGCCGTGATACTCAACAACGTCCTGGTGGAGCGACTGAGTCTGCACACTAGGATCACTGTGG GTTACATCTTTGCTCTGGGGCCGCTGCTGTTTGTCAGCGTTTTTGATGTTTGGCTGGAGCAGTTCACCACTAGGCAGGCCTACGTCATCAACCTGGTGTCTGTGGGCATCGTGGCATTTGGATGCACAG TGCAGCAATCCAGTTTCTACGGTTACATGGGAATGCTTCCGAAAAGATATACGCAAGGGGTGATGACCGGCGAGA GTACAGCAGGGGTGATCATTTCCCTCAGTCGCATCTTCACCAAGCTGCTGATCAAGAACGAGAAGAAGAACACCATTATCTTCTTCCTCATCTCCATAAGCATAGAGCTCATGTGCTTCATCCTTCACATGCTGGTGCGCCGCACGCGCTTTGTCAAGTACTACACCAGCCTGTCCCGACAGGGCATAGCCGCGAGCAAAGGCCACCCCAACTCCAGCTCAGAATACCAGGTCCACCATGATGTCATTACAGAGGAA GGCAATGGTGCAGTGGGTGCATGCCCCATAGAGGATGGTGCTGAAGCTGAATATGCTGGAGGCAACACGTATGTAAGGTTTGATATCCCCAAAGTGAAGATGCAGAGAAACTGGCCTGGCAAGAGGG ATATGATCCTCCACAGATATGTGGTCGCCCGTGTCATCTGGACCTACATGTTGTCCATTGCGGTCACCTACTTCATCACCTTATGCCTGTTCCCAGGCCTGACCTCTGAGATTCGCAATTTCACGCTGGGAGAGTGGCTGCCTATCCTCATCATGgccatttttaacatgtctgaCTTTGTTGGCAAA ATTCTCGCAGCCCTCCCATATGACTGGAACGGGAGCCGCCTCCTGTTCTTCTCCTGTATTCGGGTGGTCTTCATTCCCCTCTTCATCATGTGTGTGTATCCCAGCCAGAAGCCAATCCTGAGCCACCCGGCATGGCCCTGCATCTTCTCCCTGCTCTTAGGGATCAGTAATGGCTACTTTGGCAGCGTGCCCATGATCCAGGCCGCAGGGAAGGTGGCTCCTGAGCAAAGGGAGCTGGCAG GTAACACAATGACAGTGTCTTACATGACTGGATTGATGCTGGGATCCGTAGTCGCCTACGCTGCCTACAGTTTCACCGCTCTGCGCACGGGCACGCACACAGAGTTGGGTTATAACTACACCCAGGGGTACTAA
- the atp5mf gene encoding ATP synthase F(0) complex subunit f, mitochondrial, with translation MADRPVALAEKRLMDVKLGQLPSWLGTRDFTPNGLLSAVRRGHDRYYNKYINVKKGGIGGVAMLLVGYVVLSYTWEYDHIKHDRWRKYH, from the exons ATGGCGGACAGACCAG TTGCTTTGGCCGAGAAGAGGCTCATGGATGTGAAGCTGGGCCAGCTGCCATCGTGGCTCGGGACGCGGGACTTCACCCCCAACGGCCTCCTGTCGGCTGTCCGCAGAG GTCACGACAGGTACTACAACAAGTACATCAACGTGAAGAAGGGGGGCATCGGAGGCGTCGCGATGCTCCTGGTGGGCTATGTGGTGCTGAGCTACACCTGGGAGTATGATCATATCA aaCATGACCGCTGGAGGAAGTACCACTGA
- the bud31 gene encoding protein BUD31 homolog, giving the protein MPKVKRSRKPPPDGWELIEPTLDELDQKMREAETEPHEGKRKVESLWPIFRLHHQRSRYIFDLFYKRKAISRELYDYCIKEGYADKNLIAKWKKQGYENLCCLRCIQTRDTNFGTNCICRVPKGKLEGRIIECTHCGCRGCSG; this is encoded by the exons ATGCCCAAAGTGAAGAGGAGTAGGAAACCGCCTCCAGATGGATGGGAGCTCATCGAGCCAACGTTGGACGAGCTGGATCAGAAAATGAGGGAAG CCGAAACTGAGCCACACGAGGGAAAACGGAAGGTGGAATCGCTGTGGCCAATATTTAGACTACACCACCAGCGGAGCCGTTACATTTTCGACTTGTTCTACAAAAGAAAGGCCATCAGTAGAG AGCTGTATGACTACTGCATCAAGGAGGGCTATGCCGACAAGAATCTCATCGCGAAATGGAAGAAACAGGGCTACGAAAATCTGTGCTGCCTTCGCTGCATTCAGACCCGTGACACTAACTTCGGGACCAACTGCATATGCCGAGTGCCAAAAGGCAAACTTGAG GGGCGAATCATCGAGTGCACTCATTGTGGATGTAGAGGCTGCTCTGGATGA
- the slc29a4a gene encoding equilibrative nucleoside transporter 4 isoform X1, producing the protein MGTREGERRKYATPAQTPEGNVVMSFSFESYQLEEEDLQTKDISDQGVLALSEPAFEQPLPDDRYHGIYFAMLLAGVGFLLPYNSFITEVDYLHQKFKGTSIVFDMNLTYILVALVAVILNNVLVERLSLHTRITVGYIFALGPLLFVSVFDVWLEQFTTRQAYVINLVSVGIVAFGCTVQQSSFYGYMGMLPKRYTQGVMTGESTAGVIISLSRIFTKLLIKNEKKNTIIFFLISISIELMCFILHMLVRRTRFVKYYTSLSRQGIAASKGHPNSSSEYQVHHDVITEEVRFGNGAVGACPIEDGAEAEYAGGNTYVRFDIPKVKMQRNWPGKRDMILHRYVVARVIWTYMLSIAVTYFITLCLFPGLTSEIRNFTLGEWLPILIMAIFNMSDFVGKILAALPYDWNGSRLLFFSCIRVVFIPLFIMCVYPSQKPILSHPAWPCIFSLLLGISNGYFGSVPMIQAAGKVAPEQRELAGNTMTVSYMTGLMLGSVVAYAAYSFTALRTGTHTELGYNYTQGY; encoded by the exons ATGGGCacaagagaaggagagaggcgcAAGTACGCCACCCCAGCGCAGACCCCCGAAGGCAACGTGGTCATGAGCTTCAGCTTTGAGAGTTACCAGCTAGAGGAGGAAGACCTTCAGACCAAAGACATCTCTGACCAAGGTGTCCTGGCACTTTCAGAGCCTG CCTTTGAACAGCCGCTGCCGGACGACCGTTACCATGGAATATACTTTGCTATGCTGCTGGCTGGCGTCGGGTTCCTGCTGCCGTACAACAGCTTCATCACAGAGGTGGACTACCTTCATCAGAAGTTTAAAG gaacTTCCATTGTTTTTGACATGAATCTGACATACATCCTTGTGGCCTTGGTGGCCGTGATACTCAACAACGTCCTGGTGGAGCGACTGAGTCTGCACACTAGGATCACTGTGG GTTACATCTTTGCTCTGGGGCCGCTGCTGTTTGTCAGCGTTTTTGATGTTTGGCTGGAGCAGTTCACCACTAGGCAGGCCTACGTCATCAACCTGGTGTCTGTGGGCATCGTGGCATTTGGATGCACAG TGCAGCAATCCAGTTTCTACGGTTACATGGGAATGCTTCCGAAAAGATATACGCAAGGGGTGATGACCGGCGAGA GTACAGCAGGGGTGATCATTTCCCTCAGTCGCATCTTCACCAAGCTGCTGATCAAGAACGAGAAGAAGAACACCATTATCTTCTTCCTCATCTCCATAAGCATAGAGCTCATGTGCTTCATCCTTCACATGCTGGTGCGCCGCACGCGCTTTGTCAAGTACTACACCAGCCTGTCCCGACAGGGCATAGCCGCGAGCAAAGGCCACCCCAACTCCAGCTCAGAATACCAGGTCCACCATGATGTCATTACAGAGGAAGTAAGATTT GGCAATGGTGCAGTGGGTGCATGCCCCATAGAGGATGGTGCTGAAGCTGAATATGCTGGAGGCAACACGTATGTAAGGTTTGATATCCCCAAAGTGAAGATGCAGAGAAACTGGCCTGGCAAGAGGG ATATGATCCTCCACAGATATGTGGTCGCCCGTGTCATCTGGACCTACATGTTGTCCATTGCGGTCACCTACTTCATCACCTTATGCCTGTTCCCAGGCCTGACCTCTGAGATTCGCAATTTCACGCTGGGAGAGTGGCTGCCTATCCTCATCATGgccatttttaacatgtctgaCTTTGTTGGCAAA ATTCTCGCAGCCCTCCCATATGACTGGAACGGGAGCCGCCTCCTGTTCTTCTCCTGTATTCGGGTGGTCTTCATTCCCCTCTTCATCATGTGTGTGTATCCCAGCCAGAAGCCAATCCTGAGCCACCCGGCATGGCCCTGCATCTTCTCCCTGCTCTTAGGGATCAGTAATGGCTACTTTGGCAGCGTGCCCATGATCCAGGCCGCAGGGAAGGTGGCTCCTGAGCAAAGGGAGCTGGCAG GTAACACAATGACAGTGTCTTACATGACTGGATTGATGCTGGGATCCGTAGTCGCCTACGCTGCCTACAGTTTCACCGCTCTGCGCACGGGCACGCACACAGAGTTGGGTTATAACTACACCCAGGGGTACTAA